AATGTCTGTTGCATAGTGTATAAGCCCTACTTTTCGCCGGGAACCCGAACCTCACACGAAAAGTAGCCTCTATGTTATTTTGTTCTATATCAATATGTTATTTATTCTATAAATTTATGGTGTGGTATCTATTGTTGATGATTAAGACGCAGGAGATAGCAATAAGTTTAACAGACCGACTATATTAGTGACGCGCCTTTGGAAAGTAAAGGCGCGTAATTTGAACCTATTCTTCCAAGCGTTATTTGGTTTTCTCAATCCGTCGGATCGCTTTTTTCGCTGCATCGCGAACGGCTTTAGAGGTATCTTCGAGTGCCTGTGTCAAAGCTGTTCCCACCTCAGGGGATGTTGCACGCATCTCACCTAATTCATCAGCAGCGTTGCGTCGGACATCCTCAGCAGTATCTCGTAGTGCTATGAGAATCGGCTCCACGACCACCGCTCCAGGTTTTCCATCATCTACGAGTTCCTCACCGATACCTCCAAGCACATCAACGACGTGCCCACGTGTTACGGCTGATTGACTCTTCGTGAGCGCATCTGCCAACATCGGCGTGATGGTTGTAGCAGCAGCTTCTCCTAACTCAATCAAGGCATCTTCAGCACGCGCTCGCACAGAATCAGAATCGTCTGACAGTGTGCCTATCAACGCCGTGAATGTTTCAGTGGAAGCTGCTCGTATGTCAGACAATTCAGCGACTGCATTGGTTCGGACTTTTCTGGAACTATCATTTAGACCGGCAATTAAAGCATCTCGAATTGCATCAGTGGACTGCCCACTTTTCGCGAGGATCTCGCCGATCCGTCCCAAGACATCGAGGACCTCGCTGCGTGCACTTGATGAACCTCTCGTCTGGACTGCGATGAGTGCTGGCAGGACGACAGCGAGCGATTCCGAAGATGTCGGACGAACGTCGTCCAATTCCGCAAGTGCCTCACGGAAAACCTCATCAGACGAATCTTTGAGTGCCATCGCTAATCCGATAGCGGCGGCATCTGAATTTCGTCCTGCTTTTCTTTCTCGTTCACCGATTGCACCTAAGGTATCAACCGCTTCTTTTCGGACGCGCTTCGCCGGATCTTGAAGCATCACGATAAGGGCAGAGGTGCCAGGGCTTCCAATTTCTTCAAGGAAATCGACAAACTGACGTTTCACACCATCTGACGCATCCCCCAAAGTTGGGACAACCTGTGCCAGTAACTCGGATTGCCATTTTGCTTGTATCATTCTATGCTTTGCTTTGATCGCATCAAGCTCCGCAGCAAGCTCGGACAAGCCGTTATCAGGGGACTCTGCCGTCGCCTCATGAAGTTGAACCATCTGGCTAATCCCTAAACCGAGTAAAATACCAACAGCAGTTACGATTATCCAAAACCATCGTCTTACAGGTATACCAGTGCTTGCCTTGATTATGTGTTTTTTCTGACGCATTAGTGTTTGCTCCTCAATTAGTTAATCTAATTCGGCTATTCCCACCATATTACATCCATGTTCCAAATGAAAAATGGAACGAGTTTCGCGAGCATTTCTATGGGAGTTTCTTCTGATATTGTCATCTCTAACACAGCGGCATCTCCTTCGACTGAAAGCCAAGTGAGCAATCGGGGCATCTCCTTAGAATTGACAAGTAGTTTGTCAGCAGGTAGTACTCCTTTTTCGAACTCCAGAACTCGTGCTAAATTCAGCTGGGCAAATGCCGTAGGTGTTTTTGGCAGTTGCTTTAAATAGGATGGTTTCTTTTTCCGTTTAATTGTGTCAATAAGGGCATACATCTGATTTTCCGAGAAACCTATAAGAAACAACCCATCAACCTCGCTATAGAAAATATTTGAAGAAACTTCCGACACCGTTGCCCCCTTGTAATCTGTTTGAGAAACAGAGGCATTTTGTAGGTTAGAAAGGCTATTACCAATCTGATCCCATTTCATGCGATTGCTGGAGTTGAAAACAATTCCACCATTCGTTTGAACATCACCAGCATCGAGTTCAATTGATCCATCAAATTCAAATCTAAAGCCACTTAAGGCTTCTGGATCGAAATGTGTGAAATCAGGGATTGACAAAGCAAGCTCACCGGTCAATCCAGTCATAATATCCTCTTCCAGATCAAGGTTCATAAGACCTTCCAAAAAGGAGATTCCCTCGGCGGCATCATCGGTCGGAACAGACTTCCATATACTCTCAACAACTTTGGGTGCTACAGTAACAAATAGATCGTCCTTACCAGATAACGCGTTTAAGGTTTTCAGCCTTTGACCTTCTTTTAAAAACATGCCTATCTCGTTTTCTGGGAGATTAAGATCATATTCCACAGCCACTTGAAGAAAAGGACCTGTTTCCAGCAAATTGAGTTGTCCAAATACAGATTTGAAAATAGGGAAGTGCGCTCGCATCCATCTGTCTAAGCTATCCTCCATGGCAGGTAGAACGTGTGGAACATTGGCATATATGATGACTTCTCCTGAACCTGTTTTTTCTAATCCCTTAGCGAATTCTGGGTTCTGCTGAATAGAAGGGAGATCAGTTCGGTAGGTATCCAGCAATTTCTCAAA
This genomic stretch from Candidatus Poribacteria bacterium harbors:
- a CDS encoding HEAT repeat domain-containing protein: MRQKKHIIKASTGIPVRRWFWIIVTAVGILLGLGISQMVQLHEATAESPDNGLSELAAELDAIKAKHRMIQAKWQSELLAQVVPTLGDASDGVKRQFVDFLEEIGSPGTSALIVMLQDPAKRVRKEAVDTLGAIGERERKAGRNSDAAAIGLAMALKDSSDEVFREALAELDDVRPTSSESLAVVLPALIAVQTRGSSSARSEVLDVLGRIGEILAKSGQSTDAIRDALIAGLNDSSRKVRTNAVAELSDIRAASTETFTALIGTLSDDSDSVRARAEDALIELGEAAATTITPMLADALTKSQSAVTRGHVVDVLGGIGEELVDDGKPGAVVVEPILIALRDTAEDVRRNAADELGEMRATSPEVGTALTQALEDTSKAVRDAAKKAIRRIEKTK